Proteins encoded within one genomic window of Halorussus salilacus:
- a CDS encoding beta-ribofuranosylaminobenzene 5'-phosphate synthase family protein: MVRVSVGGRLHFGFQNLSLAHERLYGSVGVALDEPRVVVSADPAEGVGCDHATAREHAARAVDLLDVPGASVTVEQTLPRHVGLGSGTQLALAVLVAVAAAHDREPRVSERAPKLGRGGRSGVGVAAFERGGFVLDAGHPTERFTADRPPRGEWTVPAVAARHDVPDDWRFVLALPDAEPGRNGDDEDASMRSVVERADPAIADEIAGLVARRVLPAVADGDSEAFGAAVAAVGRLNGAWYADEQGGVYRPPVGDVVAQLRESAAIAGAGQSSWGPAVYGVTTASRVDDARAAARDALAEAGVGGDVLVAEARNRGARIER, translated from the coding sequence ATGGTCCGGGTGTCGGTCGGCGGTCGCCTCCACTTCGGCTTCCAGAACCTCTCGCTCGCCCACGAGCGCCTCTACGGGTCGGTCGGCGTAGCGCTCGACGAGCCGCGGGTGGTCGTGTCGGCCGACCCCGCCGAGGGGGTCGGCTGCGACCACGCGACCGCGCGCGAGCACGCCGCGCGCGCGGTCGACCTCCTAGACGTTCCCGGCGCGTCGGTGACGGTCGAGCAGACCCTCCCGCGACACGTCGGCCTCGGGAGCGGCACCCAGCTGGCGCTCGCGGTGCTCGTCGCGGTCGCGGCGGCCCACGACCGCGAGCCGCGGGTCAGCGAGCGCGCGCCGAAACTGGGTCGGGGCGGCCGGAGCGGCGTCGGCGTCGCGGCCTTCGAGCGCGGCGGGTTCGTGCTCGACGCCGGACACCCCACCGAGCGGTTCACCGCCGACCGACCGCCCCGGGGCGAGTGGACGGTCCCGGCGGTCGCGGCCCGCCACGACGTGCCCGACGACTGGCGGTTCGTCCTCGCGCTCCCCGACGCCGAACCCGGCCGGAACGGCGACGACGAGGACGCGAGCATGCGGTCGGTCGTCGAGCGCGCCGACCCCGCCATCGCCGACGAGATAGCCGGACTCGTGGCCCGTCGGGTCCTGCCCGCGGTGGCCGACGGCGACTCGGAGGCGTTCGGCGCGGCGGTCGCGGCGGTCGGCCGACTCAACGGCGCGTGGTACGCAGACGAGCAGGGCGGGGTGTACCGGCCGCCGGTCGGCGACGTGGTCGCACAGCTACGCGAGTCGGCCGCGATTGCGGGTGCCGGGCAGTCGTCGTGGGGGCCCGCGGTCTACGGCGTGACGACCGCGAGTCGGGTCGACGACGCCCGAGCGGCCGCGCGCGATGCGCTGGCCGAGGCCGGAGTCGGCGGCGACGTGCTGGTAGCCGAGGCCCGGAATCGGGGCGCGCGAATCGAGCGGTGA
- a CDS encoding glycosyltransferase — MDRPVAVAHYPEGAGHATRMLAVAQALEDAGATVALAGGGPGTRFVERNGYEVFRAAPVDYIGDYQRGSVGRVLTRSLPNSGKRVFDLARWLRREDPAALVTDDMFAAMAASLTGTPFHVVTHNAASYYDAAVEQAFTWLVNRYQLAAAESFLFPSVWPPDRGDPPGVTRVPPIALDCDDAPPPDDVGVLVVPSVYSTNFDALARTLRSEGHRVTLVGDSDWTAVPALLPWVRAADAVVCSGYSTVMEAAVAGTPCVVYPFTDEQHGVTRVLERRGVRGFQVEHSIAHVARAVGHPPRSPSHENGVERVADRVLAEPT; from the coding sequence ATGGACCGGCCGGTCGCGGTCGCACACTACCCCGAGGGAGCGGGTCACGCCACCCGGATGCTCGCCGTCGCGCAGGCGCTCGAAGACGCGGGCGCGACCGTCGCCCTCGCGGGCGGCGGTCCCGGAACTCGGTTCGTCGAGCGCAACGGCTACGAGGTGTTCCGGGCCGCGCCGGTCGATTACATCGGCGACTACCAGCGGGGCTCGGTCGGCCGCGTCCTGACCCGGAGCCTCCCCAACAGCGGCAAGCGCGTGTTCGACCTCGCGCGGTGGCTCCGGCGGGAGGACCCCGCGGCGCTGGTCACCGACGACATGTTCGCCGCGATGGCGGCCTCGCTGACCGGGACGCCGTTCCACGTCGTCACGCACAACGCCGCCTCGTACTACGACGCCGCGGTCGAGCAGGCGTTCACTTGGTTGGTCAACCGCTACCAGCTCGCCGCCGCGGAGTCGTTCCTCTTCCCGTCGGTCTGGCCGCCCGACAGGGGCGACCCGCCGGGAGTCACCCGCGTGCCGCCCATCGCGCTCGACTGCGACGACGCTCCGCCGCCCGACGACGTGGGCGTGCTGGTGGTGCCGAGCGTCTACTCGACGAACTTCGACGCGCTCGCCCGGACGCTGCGGTCCGAGGGCCACCGTGTGACCCTCGTCGGCGACTCCGACTGGACGGCGGTTCCCGCGCTCCTGCCCTGGGTCCGGGCCGCCGACGCGGTGGTCTGCTCGGGCTACTCGACCGTCATGGAGGCCGCGGTGGCTGGCACGCCCTGCGTGGTCTACCCCTTCACCGACGAGCAACACGGCGTCACTCGCGTGCTCGAACGCCGCGGAGTCCGGGGCTTTCAGGTCGAACACTCCATCGCGCACGTCGCCCGGGCGGTCGGCCACCCGCCGCGGTCGCCCAGCCACGAGAACGGGGTCGAGCGCGTCGCCGACCGCGTGCTCGCCGAGCCGACCTGA
- a CDS encoding succinylglutamate desuccinylase/aspartoacylase family protein, with protein MEHVTERITLARLPSGVEIATTVHTYDGTEDGPTVYVQAAQHGREVNGTETLRRVHDRLLDSDLSGRIVAVPVADPLTFDRVSYTTPEQLDSVNPNMNRVWPGDPEGTLHERMAARLWEYAREADAIVDLHTGSPDMLTHVVFMEGHEGSRNLAEAFGSDLLLSEEAGDDADDEWAARDFGGKLRVAANEEAIPTITPELAHSKQIVEDAVETGVVGTLNVFRHLGLLDESVEANGDPTLARNHLGRVTADDSGLFRADPDHAVGDEVEAGEYLGTLYDATTFEPLQEARADRDGILYSLAQEATVTAGDTLLNVAWRRE; from the coding sequence ATGGAACACGTTACCGAGCGCATCACGCTCGCGCGCCTCCCGTCGGGCGTCGAGATAGCGACCACGGTCCACACCTACGACGGAACCGAGGACGGCCCGACGGTCTACGTCCAAGCGGCTCAGCACGGCCGCGAGGTCAACGGCACCGAGACCCTCCGGCGGGTCCACGACCGCCTGCTCGATTCGGACCTCTCGGGACGAATCGTCGCGGTGCCGGTCGCCGACCCGCTGACGTTCGACCGGGTCTCGTACACCACGCCCGAACAGCTCGACAGCGTGAACCCCAACATGAACCGCGTCTGGCCGGGCGACCCCGAGGGGACGCTCCACGAGCGCATGGCCGCCCGGCTGTGGGAGTACGCGCGCGAGGCCGACGCCATCGTCGACCTTCACACCGGGAGCCCCGACATGCTGACCCATGTGGTGTTCATGGAGGGCCACGAGGGCTCGCGCAACCTCGCCGAGGCGTTCGGTAGCGACCTCCTGCTCTCCGAAGAGGCGGGCGACGACGCCGACGACGAGTGGGCGGCCCGCGACTTCGGCGGCAAGCTCCGGGTCGCCGCCAACGAGGAGGCCATTCCGACCATCACGCCCGAACTGGCCCACAGCAAGCAGATCGTCGAGGACGCGGTCGAGACGGGCGTCGTCGGGACGCTCAACGTCTTCCGACACCTCGGACTGCTCGACGAGTCGGTCGAAGCGAACGGCGACCCGACGCTCGCGCGCAACCACCTCGGCCGGGTCACCGCCGACGACTCGGGGCTGTTCCGGGCCGACCCCGACCACGCGGTCGGCGACGAGGTCGAGGCGGGCGAGTACCTCGGGACGCTGTACGACGCGACCACCTTCGAACCGCTCCAGGAGGCCCGCGCCGACAGGGACGGCATCCTCTACTCGCTCGCCCAGGAGGCGACGGTCACCGCGGGCGACACCCTGCTGAACGTCGCGTGGCGACGCGAGTGA
- a CDS encoding peptidylprolyl isomerase, producing the protein MADDLTATLHTNHGDIEVRLFDERAPKTVENFVNLAEHDPAANDEPAPETTTWKDPETGEIRGDALYDGVLFHRVIEDFMIQGGDPTGTGRGGPGYQFDDEFHPELRHDGPGKLSMANSGPNTNGSQFFITLDAQPHLDDKHAVFGEVVDGMDVVEEIGSVPTGRNDKPADDVVLESVEVHE; encoded by the coding sequence ATGGCAGACGACCTGACCGCGACCCTGCACACGAATCACGGCGACATCGAGGTGCGACTGTTCGACGAGCGCGCCCCGAAGACCGTCGAGAACTTCGTCAACCTCGCGGAACACGACCCCGCCGCGAACGACGAGCCAGCGCCCGAGACGACGACGTGGAAGGACCCCGAGACCGGCGAGATACGGGGCGACGCGCTGTACGACGGCGTCCTCTTCCACCGCGTCATCGAGGACTTCATGATTCAGGGCGGCGACCCGACCGGCACCGGCCGGGGCGGCCCGGGCTACCAGTTCGACGACGAGTTCCACCCCGAGCTCCGCCACGACGGGCCGGGCAAGCTCTCGATGGCGAACAGCGGCCCGAACACCAACGGCTCGCAGTTCTTCATCACGCTCGACGCCCAGCCCCACCTCGACGACAAGCACGCCGTCTTCGGCGAGGTCGTCGACGGCATGGACGTGGTCGAGGAGATCGGCTCGGTCCCGACCGGCCGCAACGACAAGCCCGCCGACGACGTGGTGCTGGAGTCGGTCGAGGTCCACGAGTAG